One part of the Rhizobium rhizogenes genome encodes these proteins:
- a CDS encoding L-idonate 5-dehydrogenase, with translation MKAIVAHGAKDVRIEERPEEAPGPGEVRLRLVRGGICGSDLHYYNHGGFGAVRLREPMVLGHEVSAIVEELGEGVEGLKVGGLVAVSPSRPCRTCRFCQEGLHNQCLNMRFYGSAMPFPHIQGAFREVLVADALQCVPADGLSAGEAAMAEPLAVTLHATRRAGDLLGKRVLVTGCGPIGILSILAARRAGAAEIVATDLSDFTLAKAREAGADRVINSKDEPDALAAYGANKGTFDVLYECSGAAVALAGGIAALRPRGIIVQLGLGGDMSLPMMAITAKELDLRGSFRFHEEFATGVELMRKGLIDVKPFITQTVDLDDAISAFEFASDRSRAMKVQIAFS, from the coding sequence ATGAAAGCGATTGTCGCCCATGGGGCAAAGGATGTGCGCATCGAGGAGCGGCCGGAGGAAGCGCCGGGACCGGGAGAAGTGCGGCTTCGTCTGGTCCGCGGCGGGATTTGCGGCAGCGATCTCCACTATTACAATCATGGCGGTTTCGGTGCCGTGCGGCTTCGTGAACCCATGGTGCTTGGTCATGAGGTCTCCGCCATCGTCGAAGAGCTGGGCGAAGGCGTGGAAGGGCTGAAGGTCGGCGGTCTGGTGGCGGTGTCGCCGTCGCGTCCTTGCCGGACCTGCCGCTTCTGCCAGGAAGGCCTGCACAACCAGTGCCTCAACATGCGCTTTTATGGCAGCGCCATGCCTTTCCCGCATATTCAGGGTGCTTTCCGTGAGGTTCTGGTGGCGGATGCGCTGCAATGTGTGCCGGCCGACGGTCTGAGCGCCGGTGAGGCGGCTATGGCGGAACCGCTGGCGGTGACGCTGCATGCCACCCGCCGCGCCGGAGATCTGCTGGGAAAGCGCGTGCTCGTCACCGGCTGCGGCCCCATCGGCATCCTGTCCATTCTCGCCGCCCGCCGGGCGGGTGCGGCTGAAATCGTCGCGACCGATCTGTCGGATTTCACGCTTGCCAAGGCGCGCGAAGCCGGTGCGGATCGTGTCATCAACAGCAAGGATGAGCCCGATGCGCTTGCCGCCTATGGTGCGAACAAGGGTACTTTCGACGTTCTCTACGAATGCTCGGGTGCCGCCGTGGCGCTCGCCGGCGGCATTGCCGCGCTGCGGCCGCGCGGCATCATCGTCCAGCTTGGATTGGGTGGCGACATGAGCCTGCCGATGATGGCGATCACCGCCAAGGAACTCGATCTGCGCGGCTCCTTCCGCTTCCACGAGGAATTCGCCACCGGTGTCGAGTTGATGCGCAAGGGCCTGATCGACGTCAAGCCCTTCATCACCCAGACCGTCGATCTCGACGATGCCATCTCGGCCTTCGAATTCGCTTCTGATCGAAGCCGCGCCATGAAGGTCCAGATCGCTTTTTCCTGA
- a CDS encoding SDR family oxidoreductase: MGLNLFDLSGRRALITGSSQGIGFALAQGLAEAGAEVVLNGRDEAKLKAAAADIKGAKTLAFDATDHGAVREAIDRFEAEVGPIDILVNNAGMQHRTPLEDFPADAFERLLQTNIASVFHAGQAAARHMISRGRGKIINIASVQTALARPGIAPYTATKGAVGNLTKGMATDWAKYGLQCNAIAPGYFDTPLNAALVADETFSAWLEKRTPAGRWGKVEELVGACIFLSSDASSFVNGHILYVDGGITASL; this comes from the coding sequence GTGGGCCTTAATTTGTTCGATCTTTCCGGCCGCCGCGCCCTGATCACGGGTTCGTCCCAGGGCATCGGCTTCGCGCTGGCGCAAGGGCTGGCGGAAGCGGGAGCGGAAGTGGTGCTGAACGGGCGTGACGAAGCCAAGCTGAAGGCAGCCGCCGCCGATATCAAGGGTGCGAAAACGCTTGCCTTCGATGCTACCGACCACGGCGCGGTGCGCGAGGCCATCGACCGTTTTGAAGCCGAAGTCGGCCCCATCGATATTCTGGTCAACAATGCCGGCATGCAGCACCGCACGCCGCTTGAGGATTTTCCGGCGGATGCCTTCGAGCGCCTGTTGCAGACCAACATCGCCTCGGTGTTCCACGCCGGACAGGCCGCCGCGCGCCATATGATTTCCCGCGGACGCGGCAAGATCATCAACATCGCCAGCGTTCAGACCGCCCTTGCCCGTCCCGGCATCGCGCCCTACACCGCCACCAAGGGTGCTGTCGGAAACCTGACGAAAGGCATGGCGACGGACTGGGCAAAATACGGCCTGCAGTGCAACGCCATCGCGCCCGGCTATTTCGACACGCCGCTGAACGCAGCCCTGGTCGCGGACGAAACCTTTTCGGCATGGCTTGAAAAGCGCACGCCGGCCGGCCGCTGGGGCAAGGTCGAGGAGCTTGTCGGTGCCTGCATCTTCCTGTCGTCCGACGCTTCGTCCTTCGTGAACGGCCACATTCTCTATGTCGACGGCGGCATCACCGCCTCGCTATAA
- a CDS encoding NAD(P)-dependent oxidoreductase, with amino-acid sequence MTEKNKVALIGAGAMGGAIGTRLIETGNQLTVFDLDAEKVAALTSLGAQSAGTAAEAAAVSDVVILSLNSPKIVRIAVFGKDGVAAGARPGTLIIDMSSIDPEATRELAADAAEKGLRWVDSPLSGGAPKALIGQLTLMAGGSEKDVADAHRVLQHVASNYTHMGPCGAGQTTKLINQVLCGLNFLAVAEATQLALDAGVDAAKIPQALKGGRADSAILQEYMPRYVAKDYRRTGRIDNMVKDLNGAQDLARRTNTAMPLTTLCAEVHRMLTAAGLGGEDQAALMEFFSGAKRTFPD; translated from the coding sequence ATGACCGAGAAGAATAAAGTCGCCCTCATCGGCGCGGGCGCCATGGGCGGCGCGATCGGCACCCGGCTCATCGAAACAGGCAATCAGCTGACGGTTTTCGATCTGGATGCGGAAAAGGTGGCGGCACTGACCAGCCTCGGCGCGCAGAGCGCCGGCACGGCGGCGGAAGCGGCGGCTGTCTCCGATGTCGTGATCCTCAGCCTCAATTCGCCGAAGATCGTCCGTATCGCCGTCTTCGGCAAGGATGGCGTGGCGGCAGGGGCACGGCCCGGCACGCTGATCATCGACATGTCCTCCATCGATCCGGAAGCGACCAGGGAACTAGCCGCCGATGCCGCCGAGAAGGGGCTGCGCTGGGTGGACAGTCCCCTTTCGGGCGGCGCGCCCAAGGCACTCATCGGGCAATTGACGCTGATGGCGGGCGGCAGCGAGAAGGATGTGGCCGATGCCCATCGCGTGCTGCAGCACGTGGCCAGCAACTACACCCATATGGGACCCTGCGGCGCCGGGCAGACGACCAAGCTGATCAATCAGGTTCTCTGCGGCCTGAATTTCCTTGCTGTCGCGGAAGCAACGCAGCTTGCGCTCGACGCGGGCGTCGATGCCGCCAAAATCCCGCAAGCGCTGAAGGGCGGCCGGGCGGACAGCGCCATCCTGCAGGAATATATGCCGCGTTATGTGGCGAAGGATTACCGCCGCACCGGCCGCATCGACAATATGGTGAAAGACCTGAACGGCGCGCAGGATCTTGCCCGGCGCACCAACACCGCCATGCCGCTGACGACGCTTTGCGCCGAGGTGCACCGCATGCTGACGGCTGCGGGACTAGGCGGCGAGGATCAGGCCGCGCTGATGGAATTTTTCAGCGGCGCGAAACGCACCTTCCCGGACTGA
- a CDS encoding aldose 1-epimerase: protein MTTSATGTGITGIAVSGKGFSAEIAYEGATLLSWRPQPADGGKGENLVDGYLTSAELQSQNGVRNGILAPFTNRIPDGQYGFGGETHHLEPVLSHEALVFHGFARALPFALVQSFEESGAHILVFRAEISPTDFRGYPYRLAIEVEYRFAGHEVTLDIRGINRGDRPLPFAAGWHPYFRLPGITSIDDLLLTLPSRTAIETDEDLIPLRAPQTGIIKRDDPRFLHAPLAGHVLDVCFTDLVASENGLYETVLENRHDGSSLTVWQERGHMHVFTGDTLARDRRQSIALEPVETPTNAFNHQELADAMTLQPGETRSFRFGVRFVAAR from the coding sequence ATGACCACCTCCGCGACAGGCACGGGGATTACAGGTATAGCCGTTTCCGGCAAGGGTTTCAGCGCCGAGATCGCTTATGAGGGCGCAACGCTTCTGAGCTGGCGGCCGCAGCCTGCCGATGGCGGCAAAGGCGAAAACCTTGTCGATGGTTATCTGACGTCCGCCGAGCTGCAATCACAGAATGGCGTCAGAAACGGCATTCTGGCGCCTTTCACCAATCGCATCCCGGACGGCCAATATGGCTTCGGCGGTGAAACGCACCATCTCGAACCCGTCCTTTCCCATGAGGCCCTCGTCTTCCACGGATTTGCCAGGGCCCTGCCCTTCGCGCTTGTGCAATCTTTCGAAGAATCCGGTGCACATATCCTCGTTTTCCGTGCCGAAATATCGCCGACCGATTTCAGGGGTTATCCCTATCGGCTTGCCATCGAGGTGGAATATCGCTTTGCCGGCCACGAGGTCACCCTCGACATACGCGGCATCAATCGCGGCGACCGGCCCCTGCCTTTCGCCGCCGGCTGGCATCCCTATTTCCGCCTGCCCGGCATAACGTCCATCGACGATCTCCTTCTGACGCTGCCCTCGCGAACGGCGATTGAAACGGACGAGGATTTGATCCCTCTGCGGGCTCCTCAGACGGGAATAATCAAACGGGACGATCCCCGCTTTCTCCATGCGCCGCTGGCAGGCCATGTACTCGATGTCTGCTTCACCGACCTTGTCGCATCCGAAAACGGGCTTTACGAGACGGTACTGGAGAACCGCCACGACGGTTCGAGCCTCACGGTCTGGCAGGAGCGTGGGCACATGCATGTCTTTACCGGCGACACGCTGGCCCGCGACCGGCGACAATCCATCGCGCTCGAACCGGTGGAGACGCCCACCAATGCCTTCAACCATCAGGAACTTGCGGATGCGATGACGCTGCAACCGGGCGAGACGCGAAGTTTCCGCTTTGGCGTCCGTTTCGTGGCGGCGCGCTGA
- a CDS encoding Lrp/AsnC family transcriptional regulator, with product MIDDRDRRILAILQENAETPLTDIAEEVSLSLSACSRRITRLRAEGYVTGTMALLDRRKINLPTTVFLLVRTGLHAEDWLDRFHAAVSTIPEIVEVHRLTGNFDYILKLVLPNVEYYDTIYKQILRRVQLYDMSAYISMETVKLSSSLPTTHI from the coding sequence ATGATTGATGACCGTGACCGCCGAATCCTTGCGATTCTCCAGGAAAATGCCGAAACGCCGCTCACTGACATCGCGGAGGAGGTTTCGCTGTCGTTATCCGCGTGCTCGCGCCGCATCACGCGGCTGCGGGCGGAAGGTTACGTGACCGGCACGATGGCGTTGCTCGACCGGCGGAAGATCAACCTGCCGACCACGGTTTTCCTGCTGGTGAGAACCGGCCTGCACGCGGAGGACTGGCTGGACCGGTTTCATGCCGCCGTCAGCACCATACCGGAAATCGTCGAGGTTCACCGGCTCACCGGCAATTTCGACTATATTCTGAAACTCGTGCTGCCGAATGTCGAATATTACGACACGATCTACAAACAGATCCTGCGCCGCGTGCAGCTTTACGACATGTCAGCCTATATCTCCATGGAGACGGTGAAACTATCGTCGTCACTGCCGACGACGCATATCTGA
- a CDS encoding aspartate/glutamate racemase family protein: MKRIGLIGGMSWESTATYYRMINEAVRDSRGGLVSADIVMHSLDFSEVVALQKADRWDEAGALLGAAGARLANAGADCVLICTNTMHLVAEQVAKMSGVALIDIIDETAAALKADGRRKPLLLATRYTMEHGFYTDRMRRHGVEVVVPDAEDRAAIHDIIFGELCQGEIKSCSRERYLAVIEKARALGVDSVILGCTEISLLIDPDALPLPGYDSTAIHAKAAVGFALGNKALNRAA, encoded by the coding sequence ATGAAACGAATCGGCCTGATCGGCGGCATGAGCTGGGAATCCACCGCAACCTATTACCGCATGATCAACGAGGCCGTGCGCGACAGCCGCGGCGGGCTGGTCTCGGCCGATATCGTCATGCATTCGCTCGATTTTTCCGAAGTCGTCGCCCTTCAGAAGGCTGACCGCTGGGACGAGGCCGGCGCGCTTCTGGGTGCTGCCGGTGCGCGCCTTGCCAATGCGGGTGCCGATTGCGTGCTGATCTGCACCAACACCATGCATCTCGTCGCTGAACAGGTGGCGAAAATGTCGGGCGTGGCGCTGATCGACATCATCGACGAAACCGCCGCAGCCCTGAAGGCGGACGGACGCCGCAAGCCGCTGCTGCTCGCCACCCGCTACACGATGGAACATGGCTTCTACACCGACCGCATGCGCCGCCACGGTGTCGAGGTGGTCGTGCCCGATGCGGAAGACAGGGCTGCGATCCACGACATCATCTTCGGTGAACTCTGCCAGGGCGAGATCAAGTCCTGCTCGCGCGAGCGCTATCTCGCGGTCATCGAGAAGGCCCGCGCACTCGGCGTCGATTCCGTCATTCTCGGCTGCACCGAAATTTCCCTGCTGATCGACCCCGACGCCCTGCCGCTGCCGGGTTACGATTCGACCGCCATTCACGCGAAGGCCGCCGTCGGCTTCGCGCTCGGAAACAAGGCCCTGAACAGAGCCGCATGA
- a CDS encoding class II glutamine amidotransferase translates to MCRLFAYSGKPVWLDSLLIEPEASLVSQSMAAREAKTVVNGDGCGLGWYGERGTPGVFRDTRPAWSDANLAALCHQLRSGMFMAHVRSATSGEVSRANCHPFSHGQYLFMHNGQIGGYEQIRRDIDSLIPDDIYASRRGTGDSEAIFLIAAGLGLDADPVRAISTALRLCQEKMIAAGVSSALRFSAVLMDGDCVHAFRWSSDDKPPTLYWRGLEEGIALSSEPFSFDCTPWCAVPPNTSVTIRAGEMTAQPFCLP, encoded by the coding sequence ATGTGCCGACTCTTTGCCTATTCCGGTAAACCGGTCTGGCTCGACAGCCTGCTGATCGAGCCGGAAGCATCGCTGGTCAGCCAGTCCATGGCCGCAAGGGAAGCGAAAACCGTCGTCAATGGCGATGGTTGCGGCCTTGGCTGGTATGGCGAACGCGGAACGCCCGGCGTTTTTCGCGATACCAGACCCGCATGGTCCGATGCCAATCTGGCGGCACTTTGCCATCAGCTCCGCTCGGGCATGTTCATGGCCCATGTCCGCTCCGCCACATCAGGCGAGGTTTCCCGCGCCAATTGCCACCCCTTTTCCCATGGCCAATATCTGTTCATGCATAACGGCCAGATCGGCGGTTACGAACAGATAAGGCGCGATATCGATTCCCTCATTCCCGACGATATCTATGCATCCCGGCGCGGCACCGGCGACAGCGAAGCGATCTTCCTCATCGCCGCCGGCCTCGGCCTCGATGCCGATCCGGTGCGCGCCATTTCCACCGCCCTTCGCCTCTGTCAGGAAAAGATGATCGCAGCTGGCGTCTCCTCCGCGCTGCGGTTCAGCGCCGTGCTGATGGATGGCGATTGCGTGCACGCCTTCCGCTGGTCGAGCGATGACAAGCCGCCGACACTCTACTGGCGCGGGCTGGAAGAAGGCATTGCGTTGAGTTCCGAACCCTTTTCCTTCGATTGCACTCCCTGGTGCGCCGTTCCACCGAATACCAGCGTGACGATCCGCGCCGGGGAAATGACGGCACAACCTTTTTGCCTGCCGTAA
- a CDS encoding glycogen/starch/alpha-glucan phosphorylase has protein sequence MINNLNAADLPRPAPRSSNPEIMASEIIERLTYRIGKDVKVAKPHDWLTATILVVRDRIIDKWMESTRKAYANNSKRVYYLSLEFLIGRLMRDAISNIGLMHEIRDALSSLGVDLDVIAGLEPDAALGNGGLGRLAACFMESMATVDIPAYGYGIRYVHGLFRQQMADGWQVELPETWLAHGNPWEFERRESSYEIGFGGSVETIGGYEDPQRFVWKPAERVIAMAYDTPVVGWRGTRVNTLRLWSAQPIDPILLAAFNAGDHIGALRESNKAESLTRVLYPADATPAGQELRLRQEFFFSSASLQDILRRHLQQYPDFTSLPEKVSIQLNDTHPAISIAEMMRLLCDVHGLEFEEAWKITQGTFSYTNHTLLPEALESWPVPLLERLLPRHMQIVYAINANTLLFARKEKKMADQQIRSISLIDEGGERRVRMGNLAFIGSHSINGVSALHTDLMKETVFADLHSLYPDRINNKTNGITPRRWLMQCNPGLTGLLRETIGDDFLDDAEKLTALDRFADDAGFREKFAEVKRLNKVRLANTVAQRMGIRVDPSAMFDIQIKRIHEYKRQLLNLVETVALYDQIRSHPELDWVPRVKFFAGKAAPSYHNAKLIIKLANDIARVINNDPAVRGLLKVVFIPNYNVSLAEIMVPAADLSEQISTAGMEASGTGNMKFALNGALTIGTLDGANVEMLEHVGAENIVIFGMTADEVAKARAEGHNPRAIIEGSAELSQALSSIASGVFSPDDRSRFAGLIDGIYNSDWFMVAADFDAYANAQREVDAIWSDPDSWYAKTVRNTARMGWFSSDRTIRQYATEIWRA, from the coding sequence ATGATCAATAATCTCAACGCCGCCGATCTTCCCCGCCCCGCCCCGCGCAGTTCCAACCCGGAAATCATGGCGTCGGAAATCATCGAACGCCTGACCTACCGCATCGGCAAGGACGTCAAGGTTGCAAAACCGCACGACTGGCTGACCGCAACCATCCTCGTCGTGCGCGACCGCATCATCGACAAGTGGATGGAATCCACCCGCAAGGCCTATGCCAACAATTCCAAGCGCGTTTATTACCTGTCGCTGGAATTCCTGATCGGCCGCCTGATGCGCGACGCCATCTCCAATATCGGCCTGATGCATGAAATCCGCGATGCCCTCTCCTCGCTCGGCGTCGACCTTGACGTCATCGCCGGGCTGGAGCCGGATGCCGCGCTTGGCAATGGCGGCCTTGGCCGTCTCGCCGCCTGCTTCATGGAATCCATGGCGACCGTCGACATCCCCGCCTATGGCTACGGCATTCGTTACGTGCACGGCCTCTTCCGCCAGCAGATGGCGGATGGATGGCAGGTGGAACTGCCGGAAACATGGCTGGCGCACGGCAACCCCTGGGAATTCGAGCGCCGCGAAAGCTCCTATGAAATCGGCTTCGGCGGATCGGTGGAGACAATCGGCGGTTATGAAGATCCGCAGCGTTTCGTCTGGAAACCGGCCGAACGCGTCATCGCCATGGCTTACGACACACCGGTCGTCGGCTGGCGTGGCACCCGCGTCAATACGCTTCGCCTCTGGTCGGCGCAGCCGATCGACCCCATTCTGCTGGCCGCCTTCAATGCCGGCGACCACATCGGCGCCCTGCGCGAGAGCAACAAGGCGGAAAGCCTGACGCGGGTTCTCTACCCTGCGGATGCGACGCCCGCCGGTCAGGAACTGCGCCTCAGACAGGAGTTCTTCTTCTCCTCCGCCTCACTGCAGGACATTCTGCGCCGCCATCTGCAGCAGTACCCGGATTTCACCTCGCTGCCTGAGAAGGTCTCGATCCAGCTCAACGATACGCATCCGGCCATTTCCATCGCCGAAATGATGCGTCTTCTGTGTGATGTCCACGGGCTGGAATTCGAGGAAGCGTGGAAGATCACGCAGGGCACCTTCTCCTACACCAACCACACGCTTCTGCCGGAGGCGCTGGAAAGCTGGCCGGTGCCGCTGCTCGAGCGTCTTCTGCCAAGACATATGCAGATCGTCTACGCCATCAACGCCAATACGCTGCTCTTTGCCCGCAAGGAAAAGAAGATGGCTGATCAGCAGATCCGTTCGATCTCGCTGATCGACGAAGGCGGCGAGCGCCGCGTGCGCATGGGCAACCTCGCTTTCATCGGCTCACATTCCATCAACGGCGTTTCCGCCCTTCATACCGACCTGATGAAGGAAACGGTCTTTGCCGACCTGCACAGCCTTTATCCTGACCGTATCAACAACAAGACCAATGGCATCACGCCGCGCCGCTGGCTGATGCAGTGCAATCCCGGCCTCACCGGCCTGCTGCGCGAGACGATCGGCGACGATTTCCTCGACGATGCGGAAAAGCTCACCGCACTCGACCGTTTCGCCGACGATGCCGGTTTCCGCGAGAAATTCGCCGAGGTGAAGCGTCTGAACAAGGTGCGGCTGGCAAACACGGTGGCGCAGCGCATGGGCATTCGCGTCGATCCCTCGGCCATGTTCGACATCCAGATCAAGCGTATCCATGAATATAAGCGCCAGCTTCTGAACCTCGTGGAAACGGTCGCGCTTTACGACCAGATCCGTTCCCACCCGGAACTGGATTGGGTACCGCGCGTTAAGTTCTTCGCAGGCAAGGCGGCGCCGAGCTATCACAACGCGAAGCTGATCATCAAGCTTGCCAACGATATTGCCCGGGTCATCAACAACGACCCGGCCGTGCGCGGGCTTCTGAAGGTGGTGTTTATTCCGAACTACAACGTTTCGCTTGCGGAAATCATGGTTCCCGCCGCCGATCTTTCGGAACAGATTTCGACCGCCGGCATGGAAGCCTCCGGCACCGGCAACATGAAATTCGCGCTAAACGGCGCGCTGACCATCGGCACGCTCGATGGCGCCAATGTGGAAATGCTCGAACATGTCGGCGCTGAAAACATCGTCATCTTCGGCATGACGGCGGATGAAGTGGCCAAGGCGCGTGCCGAAGGCCACAATCCCCGCGCGATCATCGAAGGATCAGCCGAGCTGTCGCAGGCGCTGTCTTCCATCGCCTCCGGCGTCTTCTCGCCGGATGACCGCTCACGTTTCGCCGGCCTGATCGACGGTATTTACAACAGCGACTGGTTCATGGTCGCCGCCGATTTCGACGCCTATGCCAATGCACAGCGCGAAGTGGACGCGATCTGGAGCGATCCGGATAGCTGGTATGCCAAGACAGTGCGCAACACGGCGCGTATGGGCTGGTTCTCGTCCGACAGGACGATCCGCCAATATGCCACCGAGATCTGGAGAGCCTGA
- the glgB gene encoding 1,4-alpha-glucan branching protein GlgB gives MKKPLNSAEEKKTGDITKAEIEAIKSGLHSNPFALLGVHETPEGFSARCFIPGAEEVSVLTLDGNFVGELKRLDPDGFFEGRIDLSKRQPVRYRASRDDAEWAVTDPYSFGPVLGPMDDYFVREGSHLRLFDRMGAHPLKLEGVEGFHFAVWAPNARRVSVVGDFNNWDGRRHVMRFRKDTGIWEIFAPDVYAGCAYKFEILGANGELLPLKADPYARRAELRPKNASVTAPELTQKWEDQAHREHWAQVDQRRQPISIYEVHAGSWQRREDGTFLSWDELAAQLIPYCTDMGFTHIEFLPVTEHPYDPSWGYQTTGLYAPSARFGDPEGFARFVNGAHKVGIGVILDWVPAHFPTDEHGLRWFDGTALYEHADPRQGFHPDWNTAIYNFGRIEVMSYLINNALYWAEKFHLDGLRVDAVASMLYLDYSRKEGEWIPNEYGGRENLESVRFLQKMNSLVYGTHPGVMTIAEESTSWPKVSQPVHEGGLGFGFKWNMGFMHDTLSYFSREPVHRKFHHQELTFGLLYAFSENFVLPLSHDEVVHGKGSLIAKMSGDDWQKFANLRSYYAFMWGYPGKKLLFMGQEFAQWSEWSEKGSLDWNLRQYPMHEGMRRLVRDLNLTYRSKPALHARDCEPEGFRWLVVDDHDNSVFAWLRMAPGEKPVAVICNLTPVYRENYYVPLPLAGRWREILNTDAEIYGGSGKGNGGRVQAVDAGGDIGAMLVLPPLATIMLEPEN, from the coding sequence ATGAAAAAACCGCTCAATTCGGCCGAAGAGAAAAAGACTGGCGACATCACGAAGGCTGAAATCGAGGCGATCAAGAGCGGTTTGCATTCCAATCCCTTTGCCCTTCTCGGCGTGCACGAAACGCCGGAAGGGTTTTCCGCCCGCTGTTTCATTCCCGGCGCCGAGGAGGTTTCCGTCCTGACGCTGGACGGAAATTTCGTGGGCGAATTGAAGCGGCTCGATCCGGACGGCTTTTTCGAAGGCCGGATCGATCTTTCGAAGCGACAGCCGGTGCGGTATCGCGCCAGCCGCGACGATGCCGAATGGGCGGTGACCGACCCTTACAGTTTCGGCCCGGTTCTCGGCCCCATGGACGATTATTTCGTCCGCGAAGGATCGCATCTGCGACTCTTCGACAGGATGGGGGCGCATCCGCTGAAGCTCGAGGGCGTCGAAGGTTTTCACTTCGCCGTCTGGGCGCCCAATGCACGGCGCGTTTCCGTCGTCGGCGATTTCAACAACTGGGATGGCCGCCGGCATGTCATGCGGTTTCGCAAGGATACCGGCATCTGGGAAATCTTCGCGCCTGACGTCTATGCCGGCTGCGCCTACAAATTCGAGATCCTCGGCGCGAACGGCGAGCTTCTGCCGCTGAAGGCCGACCCCTATGCCCGTCGCGCCGAGTTGCGGCCGAAGAACGCTTCCGTCACCGCGCCGGAACTGACGCAGAAATGGGAAGACCAGGCCCACCGCGAACATTGGGCGCAGGTGGACCAGCGCCGCCAGCCGATCAGCATTTACGAGGTGCATGCCGGCTCCTGGCAGCGTCGTGAGGACGGCACGTTCCTCAGCTGGGATGAACTTGCCGCCCAGCTCATTCCCTATTGTACCGATATGGGCTTCACCCATATCGAGTTCCTGCCGGTTACCGAACATCCCTATGATCCCTCCTGGGGCTACCAGACGACCGGGCTTTATGCCCCAAGCGCCCGTTTCGGCGATCCGGAAGGCTTTGCGCGTTTCGTCAACGGCGCCCACAAGGTTGGTATCGGGGTGATCCTCGACTGGGTTCCGGCGCATTTTCCAACCGACGAGCACGGCTTGCGCTGGTTCGACGGAACGGCGCTTTACGAACATGCCGATCCGCGTCAGGGTTTTCACCCTGACTGGAACACGGCCATCTACAATTTCGGCCGCATCGAGGTGATGTCCTACCTCATTAACAATGCGCTTTATTGGGCCGAGAAATTCCATCTCGACGGGCTGCGCGTCGATGCGGTCGCCTCCATGCTCTATCTCGATTATTCCCGCAAGGAAGGCGAGTGGATCCCCAATGAATATGGCGGACGGGAAAATCTCGAATCCGTCCGCTTCCTGCAGAAGATGAATTCCCTCGTCTACGGCACCCATCCGGGTGTCATGACGATTGCCGAGGAATCCACCTCCTGGCCGAAAGTATCGCAGCCCGTCCACGAGGGCGGCCTCGGTTTCGGCTTCAAGTGGAACATGGGCTTCATGCACGATACGCTGAGTTACTTCTCGCGCGAGCCGGTGCATCGCAAGTTCCACCATCAGGAACTGACCTTCGGCCTGCTTTACGCCTTCAGCGAAAATTTCGTGCTGCCGCTTTCCCACGACGAGGTCGTGCACGGCAAGGGATCGCTGATCGCCAAAATGTCCGGCGACGACTGGCAGAAATTCGCCAATCTGCGCTCCTATTACGCCTTCATGTGGGGTTATCCCGGCAAGAAGCTGCTGTTCATGGGGCAGGAATTCGCACAATGGAGCGAATGGAGCGAAAAGGGCTCGCTCGACTGGAACCTGCGCCAATATCCGATGCATGAGGGCATGCGCCGCCTCGTGCGCGATCTCAACCTCACCTATCGCTCAAAACCCGCTTTGCACGCCCGCGACTGCGAACCGGAAGGTTTCCGCTGGCTTGTGGTGGATGACCACGACAATTCCGTCTTCGCCTGGCTGCGCATGGCACCCGGTGAAAAGCCGGTGGCGGTCATCTGCAATCTCACCCCGGTTTACAGGGAAAACTATTATGTGCCGCTTCCGCTTGCGGGGCGGTGGCGGGAGATTCTCAACACCGATGCCGAAATTTATGGCGGCAGCGGCAAGGGAAATGGCGGACGCGTTCAGGCAGTCGATGCCGGCGGCGATATCGGGGCGATGCTCGTCCTGCCACCGCTTGCCACGATCATGCTTGAGCCGGAAAACTGA